Proteins from a single region of Heptranchias perlo isolate sHepPer1 chromosome 34, sHepPer1.hap1, whole genome shotgun sequence:
- the secisbp2l gene encoding selenocysteine insertion sequence-binding protein 2-like isoform X3, whose protein sequence is MALPNDGNGSGVEAPPIPSYLITCYPFVQENQANRQLPVYNGDIRWQQTNPNSTGPYLAYPILPTPQPPVSTDYAYYQLMPAPCTPMVGFYSPFPTPYTAPFQPANVVNAVSECSERPVPAGQVCQTAAQRSRVNRGPVQKILRTSRPLVRSVAVQKESSASGPENRSKIVVLVDASQQTDFPGDVANKSLSERTSPLLWKSKVRRRRASHPAAESSSEQGASEADIDSDSGYCSPKHSHSQTTSVTTRSTECSNAKVEDLTGITGGPSWANIASQAHRFGMDRIQTFSCGRGGRPAELRNAQDSFRGRMQSLSSERMPSQQKNRDWTARQSSETLQFVCGRTTGADQKPDSLYFEDDSEFPELIIGAGASKSKAVGHDNAQNKNSSICQLTKKQLGLGDLPEISPINIVQTPIPITTAIPKRAKSQRKKALAAALATAQEYSEISMEQKKLQEALNKAAGRKSKTPVQLDLGDMLAALEKQQQAMKARQLTNTKPLSYSVGTATLFSVKDCGSMKTLHKSQQFIGFHNPLDSGAPRVKRGKEREIPKAKRPTALKKIILKEREEKKNRFSIEPTIVGSEEQGDVQLSFPEEQTITQEVVSQEDIGLSVPSDTSLSPASQNSPYSMTPVSQGSPVSSGVGSPMASSTITKIHSRRFREYCNQVLSKDIDECVTLLLQELVHFQERIYQKDPIKAKMKRRLVMGLREVTKHMKLKKIKCVIISPNCEKIQSKGGLDEALYNVIAMAREQEIPFVFALGRKALGRCVNKLVPVSVVGIFNYSGAESLFNKLVALTEEARKAYRDMVTALEQEQAEEALKHTRKVPHMGHSRNPSAASAISFCSVISEPISEVNEKEYETNWRNMVEATDAPECSESEKPTPSGTTVLEKCTSLPAVTGSANKPSLGITTSSSVGQTSHAAKSSGSDKEEGKTDDMLEWASQQSTETGSLDGSCRDVLNSSMISTTSTLVPDMLEEEEEDDDDEEEEEDDYVPEPVAIEVTFSSRIDDWVSEAQKTLATLQLGKNIDSTEEDHDGQSDLEEQDTVEQIDTTTEREGSQPAESESQTC, encoded by the exons ATGGCTCTTCCTAATGATGGAAATGGTAGTGGTGTCGAAGCTCCTCCTATTCCTAGCTACTTGATAACCTGTTATCCCTTTGTACAAGAAAATCAAGCTAACAG GCAGTTGCCTGTATATAACGGTGATATTCGATGGCAGCAAACGAATCCAAACTCAACAGGACCATACCTTGCCTATCCCATATTGCCAACTCCACAACCTCCTGTTTCTACAGATTATGCTTACTACCAGCTCATGCCAGCACCATGCACACCAATGGTGGGATTTTATTCTCCTTTTCCTACACCATACACTGCACCCTTCCAGCCAGCCAATGTGGTGAATGCAGTTTCTGAATGTAGTGAAAGACCTGTTCCTGCTGGACAAGTCTGTCAAACTGCAGCTCAGAGAAGCAGAGTCAACCGAGGTCCAGTGCAAAAG ATTTTGAGAACCAGCAGGCCTCTGGTGAGAAGTGTGGCTGTTCAGAAGGAAAGCAGTGCCTCAGGTCCTGAAAATAGATCAAAGATTGTAGTGCTAGTGGATGCTAGTCAGCAAACAG ACTTTCCTGGAGATGTAGCTAATAAATCACTCTCGGAGAGGACCAGCCCCTTGCTGTGGAAATCGAAAGTCAGGAGAAGAAGAGCATCTCACCCTGCTGCTGAGTCTTCTAGTGAACAAGGAGCTAGTGAAGCTGATATTGACAGTGATAGTGGCTACTGCAGTCCCAAGCACAGTCACAGTCAGACCACAtcagttaccacaaggagtacagAATGCAGTAATGCTAAA gtagaAGATTTAACAGGGATCACAG GAGGCCCTAGCTGGGCGAATATAGCTTCCCAAGCGCACAGATTTGGGATGGACAGAATCCAGACATTTTCTTGTGGTCGAGGTGGCAGGCCAGCAGAGCTACGAAACGCTCAA GATAGCTTCAGAGGGAGGATGCAGAGTTTGTCTTCAGAGAGAATGCCAAGCCAGCAGAAGAACCGTGATTGGACTGCCAGACAGTCTTCTGAAACACTACAGTTTGTCTGTGGGCGGACGACTGGAGCTGATCAAAAGCCTGATTCCTTATATTTTGAG GATGACAGTGAGTTTCCAGAATTGATTATTGGAGCTGGGGCTTCTAAGAGCAAAGCTGTAGGCCATGATAATGCTCAGAATAAAAATTCTTCCATTTGTCAACTCACTAAAAAACAACTGGGG CTGGGCGATCTGCCAGAAATTTCTCCAATCAATATAGTGCAGACGCCGATTCCAATAACCACAGCTATTCCAAAACGTGCTAAAAGTCAAAGGAAAAAAGCATTGGCTGCAGCTCTTGCTACTGCCCAGGAGTATTCAGAGATTAGCATGGAGCAGAAAAAACTCCAG GAGGCTCTGAATAAGGCAGCAGGGAGGAAGAGTAAAACCCCTGTGCAACTGGATCTTGGTGACATGTTAGCTGCACTAGAGAAACAGCAACAAGCAATGAAAGCAAGGCAACTGACTAACACAAAACCGCTATCATACTCTG TTGGTACAGCTACTCTTTTTTCTGTCAAAGACTGTGGGAGCATGAAAACTTTACATAAAAGTCAGCAGTTTATTGGATTTCATAATCCATTGGATTCTGGTGCCCCaagggtgaagagaggaaaggaaagggagataCCAAAAGCAAAACGTCCAACTGCACTTAAAAAG ATTAtcctgaaggagagagaggaaaagaaaaataGATTTTCAATAGAGCCAACAATTGTGGGATCAGAGGAACAAGGTGATGTACAACTGAGTTTTCCGGAGGAGCAGACTATAACCCAGGAAGTGGTTTCTCAGGAAG ACATTGGATTGAGCGTTCCCAGTGACACATCTCTGTCTCCTGCAAGCCAGAATTCCCCCTACAGTATGACACCAGTTTCACAAGGGTCTCCAGTCAGCTCAGGTGTTGGCAGTCCAATGGCTTCTTCTACCATCACAAAAATTCATAGCAGACGCTTCAGAGA ATACTGTAATCAAGTGCTCAGTAAAGATATTGATGAATGTGTGACACTGTTGCTGCAAGAACTTGTTCACTTTCAAGAACGAATTTACCAGAAAGATCCAATCAAAGCTAAAATGAAGAGAAGACTTGTCATGGGTCTGCGTGAGGTGACCAAGCATATGAAATTAAAAAAGATCAAATGTGTGATCATCTCTCCAAACTGTGAGAAAATTCAGTCAAAAG GTGGACTAGATGAAGCTTTGTACAATGTGATTGCTATGGCTCGGGAGCAAGAAATTCCTTTTGTTTTTGCTCTTGGACGTAAAGCTCTTGGTCGTTGTGTGAATAAACTTGTTCCTGTAAGTGTTGTGGGGATCTTCAACTATAGCGGTGCTGAG AGCTTGTTTAATAAGCTGGTGGCATTAACTGAAGAGGCCCGTAAGGCATACCGTGATATGGTGACAGCTTTGGAGCAAGAACAAGCTGAGGAGGCCTTGAAGCACACCAGAAAGGTTCCGCACATGGGCCATTCTCGCAACCCTTCTGCAGCAAGTGCAATTTCATTCTGCAGCGTGATATCCGAACCCATTTCTGAAGTGAATGAAAAGGAATATG AAACAAACTGGCGAAATATGGTAGAGGCCACTGATGCACCGGAATGTTCTGAGAGTGAGAAACCCACACCAAGTGGGACTACTGTTCTGGAGAAGTGTACTAGTTTACCAGCAGTCACAGGCAGTGCCAACAAACCTAGTTTGGGAATAACCACTAGCTCTTCTGTGGGCCAGACAAGCCATGCAGCAAAGTCCTCTGGTTCAGACAAGGAAGAAGGAAAAACTGATGATATGTTAGAATGGGCTTCTCAGCAAAGCACTGAGACAGGATCACTTGATGGTAGCTGCAGGGATGTGCTCAATTCCTCCATGATAAGCACCACCAGCACTCTAGTACCAGACAtgcttgaggaggaggaggaagatgatgatgatgaagaggaggaggaagatgattaTGTCCCTGAGCCTGTTGCCATAGAGGTAACATTTAGCAGCAGAATTGATGATTGGGTATCAGAAGCACAAAAAACACTGGCAACATTACAGCTTGGCAAAAATATTGATAGTACAGAGGAAGATCACGATGGGCAAAGTGACCTAGAAGAGCAGGATACAGTGGAGCAGATAGACACGACCACAGAGAGGGAAGGCTCTCAACCTGCAGAATCAGAGAGCCAAACTTGCTAA
- the secisbp2l gene encoding selenocysteine insertion sequence-binding protein 2-like isoform X2, whose product MEKNEAAKDIQLSAEVEPFIPQKKGPETLVPMALPNDGNGSGVEAPPIPSYLITCYPFVQENQANRQLPVYNGDIRWQQTNPNSTGPYLAYPILPTPQPPVSTDYAYYQLMPAPCTPMVGFYSPFPTPYTAPFQPANVVNAVSECSERPVPAGQVCQTAAQRSRVNRGPVQKILRTSRPLVRSVAVQKESSASGPENRSKIVVLVDASQQTDFPGDVANKSLSERTSPLLWKSKVRRRRASHPAAESSSEQGASEADIDSDSGYCSPKHSHSQTTSVTTRSTECSNAKVEDLTGITGGPSWANIASQAHRFGMDRIQTFSCGRGGRPAELRNAQDSFRGRMQSLSSERMPSQQKNRDWTARQSSETLQFVCGRTTGADQKPDSLYFEDDSEFPELIIGAGASKSKAVGHDNAQNKNSSICQLTKKQLGLGDLPEISPINIVQTPIPITTAIPKRAKSQRKKALAAALATAQEYSEISMEQKKLQALNKAAGRKSKTPVQLDLGDMLAALEKQQQAMKARQLTNTKPLSYSVGTATLFSVKDCGSMKTLHKSQQFIGFHNPLDSGAPRVKRGKEREIPKAKRPTALKKIILKEREEKKNRFSIEPTIVGSEEQGDVQLSFPEEQTITQEVVSQEDIGLSVPSDTSLSPASQNSPYSMTPVSQGSPVSSGVGSPMASSTITKIHSRRFREYCNQVLSKDIDECVTLLLQELVHFQERIYQKDPIKAKMKRRLVMGLREVTKHMKLKKIKCVIISPNCEKIQSKGGLDEALYNVIAMAREQEIPFVFALGRKALGRCVNKLVPVSVVGIFNYSGAESLFNKLVALTEEARKAYRDMVTALEQEQAEEALKHTRKVPHMGHSRNPSAASAISFCSVISEPISEVNEKEYETNWRNMVEATDAPECSESEKPTPSGTTVLEKCTSLPAVTGSANKPSLGITTSSSVGQTSHAAKSSGSDKEEGKTDDMLEWASQQSTETGSLDGSCRDVLNSSMISTTSTLVPDMLEEEEEDDDDEEEEEDDYVPEPVAIEVTFSSRIDDWVSEAQKTLATLQLGKNIDSTEEDHDGQSDLEEQDTVEQIDTTTEREGSQPAESESQTC is encoded by the exons GATATCCAgctttcagcagaggtagagccATTTATACCCCAGAAGAAGGGTCCTGAGACACTTGTTCCTATGGCTCTTCCTAATGATGGAAATGGTAGTGGTGTCGAAGCTCCTCCTATTCCTAGCTACTTGATAACCTGTTATCCCTTTGTACAAGAAAATCAAGCTAACAG GCAGTTGCCTGTATATAACGGTGATATTCGATGGCAGCAAACGAATCCAAACTCAACAGGACCATACCTTGCCTATCCCATATTGCCAACTCCACAACCTCCTGTTTCTACAGATTATGCTTACTACCAGCTCATGCCAGCACCATGCACACCAATGGTGGGATTTTATTCTCCTTTTCCTACACCATACACTGCACCCTTCCAGCCAGCCAATGTGGTGAATGCAGTTTCTGAATGTAGTGAAAGACCTGTTCCTGCTGGACAAGTCTGTCAAACTGCAGCTCAGAGAAGCAGAGTCAACCGAGGTCCAGTGCAAAAG ATTTTGAGAACCAGCAGGCCTCTGGTGAGAAGTGTGGCTGTTCAGAAGGAAAGCAGTGCCTCAGGTCCTGAAAATAGATCAAAGATTGTAGTGCTAGTGGATGCTAGTCAGCAAACAG ACTTTCCTGGAGATGTAGCTAATAAATCACTCTCGGAGAGGACCAGCCCCTTGCTGTGGAAATCGAAAGTCAGGAGAAGAAGAGCATCTCACCCTGCTGCTGAGTCTTCTAGTGAACAAGGAGCTAGTGAAGCTGATATTGACAGTGATAGTGGCTACTGCAGTCCCAAGCACAGTCACAGTCAGACCACAtcagttaccacaaggagtacagAATGCAGTAATGCTAAA gtagaAGATTTAACAGGGATCACAG GAGGCCCTAGCTGGGCGAATATAGCTTCCCAAGCGCACAGATTTGGGATGGACAGAATCCAGACATTTTCTTGTGGTCGAGGTGGCAGGCCAGCAGAGCTACGAAACGCTCAA GATAGCTTCAGAGGGAGGATGCAGAGTTTGTCTTCAGAGAGAATGCCAAGCCAGCAGAAGAACCGTGATTGGACTGCCAGACAGTCTTCTGAAACACTACAGTTTGTCTGTGGGCGGACGACTGGAGCTGATCAAAAGCCTGATTCCTTATATTTTGAG GATGACAGTGAGTTTCCAGAATTGATTATTGGAGCTGGGGCTTCTAAGAGCAAAGCTGTAGGCCATGATAATGCTCAGAATAAAAATTCTTCCATTTGTCAACTCACTAAAAAACAACTGGGG CTGGGCGATCTGCCAGAAATTTCTCCAATCAATATAGTGCAGACGCCGATTCCAATAACCACAGCTATTCCAAAACGTGCTAAAAGTCAAAGGAAAAAAGCATTGGCTGCAGCTCTTGCTACTGCCCAGGAGTATTCAGAGATTAGCATGGAGCAGAAAAAACTCCAG GCTCTGAATAAGGCAGCAGGGAGGAAGAGTAAAACCCCTGTGCAACTGGATCTTGGTGACATGTTAGCTGCACTAGAGAAACAGCAACAAGCAATGAAAGCAAGGCAACTGACTAACACAAAACCGCTATCATACTCTG TTGGTACAGCTACTCTTTTTTCTGTCAAAGACTGTGGGAGCATGAAAACTTTACATAAAAGTCAGCAGTTTATTGGATTTCATAATCCATTGGATTCTGGTGCCCCaagggtgaagagaggaaaggaaagggagataCCAAAAGCAAAACGTCCAACTGCACTTAAAAAG ATTAtcctgaaggagagagaggaaaagaaaaataGATTTTCAATAGAGCCAACAATTGTGGGATCAGAGGAACAAGGTGATGTACAACTGAGTTTTCCGGAGGAGCAGACTATAACCCAGGAAGTGGTTTCTCAGGAAG ACATTGGATTGAGCGTTCCCAGTGACACATCTCTGTCTCCTGCAAGCCAGAATTCCCCCTACAGTATGACACCAGTTTCACAAGGGTCTCCAGTCAGCTCAGGTGTTGGCAGTCCAATGGCTTCTTCTACCATCACAAAAATTCATAGCAGACGCTTCAGAGA ATACTGTAATCAAGTGCTCAGTAAAGATATTGATGAATGTGTGACACTGTTGCTGCAAGAACTTGTTCACTTTCAAGAACGAATTTACCAGAAAGATCCAATCAAAGCTAAAATGAAGAGAAGACTTGTCATGGGTCTGCGTGAGGTGACCAAGCATATGAAATTAAAAAAGATCAAATGTGTGATCATCTCTCCAAACTGTGAGAAAATTCAGTCAAAAG GTGGACTAGATGAAGCTTTGTACAATGTGATTGCTATGGCTCGGGAGCAAGAAATTCCTTTTGTTTTTGCTCTTGGACGTAAAGCTCTTGGTCGTTGTGTGAATAAACTTGTTCCTGTAAGTGTTGTGGGGATCTTCAACTATAGCGGTGCTGAG AGCTTGTTTAATAAGCTGGTGGCATTAACTGAAGAGGCCCGTAAGGCATACCGTGATATGGTGACAGCTTTGGAGCAAGAACAAGCTGAGGAGGCCTTGAAGCACACCAGAAAGGTTCCGCACATGGGCCATTCTCGCAACCCTTCTGCAGCAAGTGCAATTTCATTCTGCAGCGTGATATCCGAACCCATTTCTGAAGTGAATGAAAAGGAATATG AAACAAACTGGCGAAATATGGTAGAGGCCACTGATGCACCGGAATGTTCTGAGAGTGAGAAACCCACACCAAGTGGGACTACTGTTCTGGAGAAGTGTACTAGTTTACCAGCAGTCACAGGCAGTGCCAACAAACCTAGTTTGGGAATAACCACTAGCTCTTCTGTGGGCCAGACAAGCCATGCAGCAAAGTCCTCTGGTTCAGACAAGGAAGAAGGAAAAACTGATGATATGTTAGAATGGGCTTCTCAGCAAAGCACTGAGACAGGATCACTTGATGGTAGCTGCAGGGATGTGCTCAATTCCTCCATGATAAGCACCACCAGCACTCTAGTACCAGACAtgcttgaggaggaggaggaagatgatgatgatgaagaggaggaggaagatgattaTGTCCCTGAGCCTGTTGCCATAGAGGTAACATTTAGCAGCAGAATTGATGATTGGGTATCAGAAGCACAAAAAACACTGGCAACATTACAGCTTGGCAAAAATATTGATAGTACAGAGGAAGATCACGATGGGCAAAGTGACCTAGAAGAGCAGGATACAGTGGAGCAGATAGACACGACCACAGAGAGGGAAGGCTCTCAACCTGCAGAATCAGAGAGCCAAACTTGCTAA
- the secisbp2l gene encoding selenocysteine insertion sequence-binding protein 2-like isoform X1, translated as MEKNEAAKDIQLSAEVEPFIPQKKGPETLVPMALPNDGNGSGVEAPPIPSYLITCYPFVQENQANRQLPVYNGDIRWQQTNPNSTGPYLAYPILPTPQPPVSTDYAYYQLMPAPCTPMVGFYSPFPTPYTAPFQPANVVNAVSECSERPVPAGQVCQTAAQRSRVNRGPVQKILRTSRPLVRSVAVQKESSASGPENRSKIVVLVDASQQTDFPGDVANKSLSERTSPLLWKSKVRRRRASHPAAESSSEQGASEADIDSDSGYCSPKHSHSQTTSVTTRSTECSNAKVEDLTGITGGPSWANIASQAHRFGMDRIQTFSCGRGGRPAELRNAQDSFRGRMQSLSSERMPSQQKNRDWTARQSSETLQFVCGRTTGADQKPDSLYFEDDSEFPELIIGAGASKSKAVGHDNAQNKNSSICQLTKKQLGLGDLPEISPINIVQTPIPITTAIPKRAKSQRKKALAAALATAQEYSEISMEQKKLQEALNKAAGRKSKTPVQLDLGDMLAALEKQQQAMKARQLTNTKPLSYSVGTATLFSVKDCGSMKTLHKSQQFIGFHNPLDSGAPRVKRGKEREIPKAKRPTALKKIILKEREEKKNRFSIEPTIVGSEEQGDVQLSFPEEQTITQEVVSQEDIGLSVPSDTSLSPASQNSPYSMTPVSQGSPVSSGVGSPMASSTITKIHSRRFREYCNQVLSKDIDECVTLLLQELVHFQERIYQKDPIKAKMKRRLVMGLREVTKHMKLKKIKCVIISPNCEKIQSKGGLDEALYNVIAMAREQEIPFVFALGRKALGRCVNKLVPVSVVGIFNYSGAESLFNKLVALTEEARKAYRDMVTALEQEQAEEALKHTRKVPHMGHSRNPSAASAISFCSVISEPISEVNEKEYETNWRNMVEATDAPECSESEKPTPSGTTVLEKCTSLPAVTGSANKPSLGITTSSSVGQTSHAAKSSGSDKEEGKTDDMLEWASQQSTETGSLDGSCRDVLNSSMISTTSTLVPDMLEEEEEDDDDEEEEEDDYVPEPVAIEVTFSSRIDDWVSEAQKTLATLQLGKNIDSTEEDHDGQSDLEEQDTVEQIDTTTEREGSQPAESESQTC; from the exons GATATCCAgctttcagcagaggtagagccATTTATACCCCAGAAGAAGGGTCCTGAGACACTTGTTCCTATGGCTCTTCCTAATGATGGAAATGGTAGTGGTGTCGAAGCTCCTCCTATTCCTAGCTACTTGATAACCTGTTATCCCTTTGTACAAGAAAATCAAGCTAACAG GCAGTTGCCTGTATATAACGGTGATATTCGATGGCAGCAAACGAATCCAAACTCAACAGGACCATACCTTGCCTATCCCATATTGCCAACTCCACAACCTCCTGTTTCTACAGATTATGCTTACTACCAGCTCATGCCAGCACCATGCACACCAATGGTGGGATTTTATTCTCCTTTTCCTACACCATACACTGCACCCTTCCAGCCAGCCAATGTGGTGAATGCAGTTTCTGAATGTAGTGAAAGACCTGTTCCTGCTGGACAAGTCTGTCAAACTGCAGCTCAGAGAAGCAGAGTCAACCGAGGTCCAGTGCAAAAG ATTTTGAGAACCAGCAGGCCTCTGGTGAGAAGTGTGGCTGTTCAGAAGGAAAGCAGTGCCTCAGGTCCTGAAAATAGATCAAAGATTGTAGTGCTAGTGGATGCTAGTCAGCAAACAG ACTTTCCTGGAGATGTAGCTAATAAATCACTCTCGGAGAGGACCAGCCCCTTGCTGTGGAAATCGAAAGTCAGGAGAAGAAGAGCATCTCACCCTGCTGCTGAGTCTTCTAGTGAACAAGGAGCTAGTGAAGCTGATATTGACAGTGATAGTGGCTACTGCAGTCCCAAGCACAGTCACAGTCAGACCACAtcagttaccacaaggagtacagAATGCAGTAATGCTAAA gtagaAGATTTAACAGGGATCACAG GAGGCCCTAGCTGGGCGAATATAGCTTCCCAAGCGCACAGATTTGGGATGGACAGAATCCAGACATTTTCTTGTGGTCGAGGTGGCAGGCCAGCAGAGCTACGAAACGCTCAA GATAGCTTCAGAGGGAGGATGCAGAGTTTGTCTTCAGAGAGAATGCCAAGCCAGCAGAAGAACCGTGATTGGACTGCCAGACAGTCTTCTGAAACACTACAGTTTGTCTGTGGGCGGACGACTGGAGCTGATCAAAAGCCTGATTCCTTATATTTTGAG GATGACAGTGAGTTTCCAGAATTGATTATTGGAGCTGGGGCTTCTAAGAGCAAAGCTGTAGGCCATGATAATGCTCAGAATAAAAATTCTTCCATTTGTCAACTCACTAAAAAACAACTGGGG CTGGGCGATCTGCCAGAAATTTCTCCAATCAATATAGTGCAGACGCCGATTCCAATAACCACAGCTATTCCAAAACGTGCTAAAAGTCAAAGGAAAAAAGCATTGGCTGCAGCTCTTGCTACTGCCCAGGAGTATTCAGAGATTAGCATGGAGCAGAAAAAACTCCAG GAGGCTCTGAATAAGGCAGCAGGGAGGAAGAGTAAAACCCCTGTGCAACTGGATCTTGGTGACATGTTAGCTGCACTAGAGAAACAGCAACAAGCAATGAAAGCAAGGCAACTGACTAACACAAAACCGCTATCATACTCTG TTGGTACAGCTACTCTTTTTTCTGTCAAAGACTGTGGGAGCATGAAAACTTTACATAAAAGTCAGCAGTTTATTGGATTTCATAATCCATTGGATTCTGGTGCCCCaagggtgaagagaggaaaggaaagggagataCCAAAAGCAAAACGTCCAACTGCACTTAAAAAG ATTAtcctgaaggagagagaggaaaagaaaaataGATTTTCAATAGAGCCAACAATTGTGGGATCAGAGGAACAAGGTGATGTACAACTGAGTTTTCCGGAGGAGCAGACTATAACCCAGGAAGTGGTTTCTCAGGAAG ACATTGGATTGAGCGTTCCCAGTGACACATCTCTGTCTCCTGCAAGCCAGAATTCCCCCTACAGTATGACACCAGTTTCACAAGGGTCTCCAGTCAGCTCAGGTGTTGGCAGTCCAATGGCTTCTTCTACCATCACAAAAATTCATAGCAGACGCTTCAGAGA ATACTGTAATCAAGTGCTCAGTAAAGATATTGATGAATGTGTGACACTGTTGCTGCAAGAACTTGTTCACTTTCAAGAACGAATTTACCAGAAAGATCCAATCAAAGCTAAAATGAAGAGAAGACTTGTCATGGGTCTGCGTGAGGTGACCAAGCATATGAAATTAAAAAAGATCAAATGTGTGATCATCTCTCCAAACTGTGAGAAAATTCAGTCAAAAG GTGGACTAGATGAAGCTTTGTACAATGTGATTGCTATGGCTCGGGAGCAAGAAATTCCTTTTGTTTTTGCTCTTGGACGTAAAGCTCTTGGTCGTTGTGTGAATAAACTTGTTCCTGTAAGTGTTGTGGGGATCTTCAACTATAGCGGTGCTGAG AGCTTGTTTAATAAGCTGGTGGCATTAACTGAAGAGGCCCGTAAGGCATACCGTGATATGGTGACAGCTTTGGAGCAAGAACAAGCTGAGGAGGCCTTGAAGCACACCAGAAAGGTTCCGCACATGGGCCATTCTCGCAACCCTTCTGCAGCAAGTGCAATTTCATTCTGCAGCGTGATATCCGAACCCATTTCTGAAGTGAATGAAAAGGAATATG AAACAAACTGGCGAAATATGGTAGAGGCCACTGATGCACCGGAATGTTCTGAGAGTGAGAAACCCACACCAAGTGGGACTACTGTTCTGGAGAAGTGTACTAGTTTACCAGCAGTCACAGGCAGTGCCAACAAACCTAGTTTGGGAATAACCACTAGCTCTTCTGTGGGCCAGACAAGCCATGCAGCAAAGTCCTCTGGTTCAGACAAGGAAGAAGGAAAAACTGATGATATGTTAGAATGGGCTTCTCAGCAAAGCACTGAGACAGGATCACTTGATGGTAGCTGCAGGGATGTGCTCAATTCCTCCATGATAAGCACCACCAGCACTCTAGTACCAGACAtgcttgaggaggaggaggaagatgatgatgatgaagaggaggaggaagatgattaTGTCCCTGAGCCTGTTGCCATAGAGGTAACATTTAGCAGCAGAATTGATGATTGGGTATCAGAAGCACAAAAAACACTGGCAACATTACAGCTTGGCAAAAATATTGATAGTACAGAGGAAGATCACGATGGGCAAAGTGACCTAGAAGAGCAGGATACAGTGGAGCAGATAGACACGACCACAGAGAGGGAAGGCTCTCAACCTGCAGAATCAGAGAGCCAAACTTGCTAA